The Candidatus Latescibacterota bacterium genome includes a region encoding these proteins:
- the murB gene encoding UDP-N-acetylmuramate dehydrogenase — protein MIKKTAADLSGIISGEVLISEPLSRHTTYKVGGEADILVCPENSEEAAQVYLYAYEKEIPLTMIGWGSNVIAPDDGMEGIVLKMKNPSAGIRNLGEGVIEVEAGVNLIDLAKHTAGEGLSGLEPVAGIPGTVGGAVMMNAGTNEGDMSCVLVSVDVITPAGRRYKIEKRDMSLGYRRSMFKQTDWLILSARMSLSKGDPLELGRNIDSILRERMRKFPLDEANAGSVFKRPPGDYAGRLIEKAGCKGLRIGGAVVSERHANFIVNSENATADDIIRLIAEVRRKVYTMSGIYLELEQIPLAGRTELKTG, from the coding sequence TTGATAAAAAAAACCGCAGCAGACCTGTCTGGAATTATCAGTGGTGAGGTCCTCATCTCAGAACCTCTTTCCAGGCACACTACCTACAAGGTGGGTGGAGAGGCCGATATCCTCGTATGCCCGGAGAACAGCGAGGAAGCTGCTCAAGTCTATTTGTACGCATATGAGAAAGAGATCCCGCTGACAATGATCGGTTGGGGGTCCAACGTGATTGCCCCAGACGATGGTATGGAGGGAATTGTACTCAAGATGAAGAATCCATCTGCCGGGATAAGGAATCTTGGCGAAGGAGTCATAGAAGTCGAAGCAGGAGTTAATCTCATAGATCTGGCTAAACACACAGCGGGGGAAGGGTTGAGTGGTCTTGAGCCAGTTGCCGGTATCCCCGGCACTGTCGGTGGAGCAGTCATGATGAATGCAGGAACCAACGAAGGCGACATGTCGTGTGTCCTGGTCAGCGTCGATGTGATCACACCTGCAGGACGCAGGTATAAGATCGAGAAGAGAGATATGTCTCTTGGATACCGGCGGAGCATGTTCAAGCAGACCGACTGGTTGATTCTCAGCGCCCGGATGAGCCTGAGTAAGGGAGACCCGCTGGAACTTGGAAGAAATATCGATAGTATCCTTCGTGAGAGGATGAGAAAATTTCCTCTCGACGAGGCTAATGCCGGAAGCGTGTTCAAACGACCACCGGGAGACTATGCAGGCAGGCTCATAGAGAAAGCCGGATGCAAGGGGCTCAGGATCGGGGGAGCTGTCGTCAGTGAGCGGCATGCTAACTTTATTGTAAACTCAGAGAATGCGACTGCTGACGATATCATCCGATTAATCGCTGAGGTCAGGCGAAAAGTTTACACTATGTCCGGGATCTACCTCGAACTCGAACAGATACCCCTTGCGGGGAGAACAGAGCTGAAAACCGGATGA